A single Bifidobacterium asteroides DNA region contains:
- the ispG gene encoding flavodoxin-dependent (E)-4-hydroxy-3-methylbut-2-enyl-diphosphate synthase: MSSIPKTEQSTSSQGFRKTGEQAISQTPLHPRRRSRRIMVGPVPVGGGAPISVQSMTNTVTADINATLQQIAELAAAGCDIVRVAVPSQDDADALPIIAKKSPIPVIADIHFQSKYVFQAIDAGCAAVRVNPGNIRKFDQVGPEICKAATDAGISLRIGVNAGSLDKDIYARYGGPTPEALVASALKEAHMFEDVGFHDFKISVKHHDPVTTVQTYRLLASKGDWPLHLGVTEAGPSWQGTIKSCLAFGALLAEGIGDTIRVSLSAPPVEEVKVGCKILEYLGLRQRHFDIISCPSCGRAQVDVIELAKEVTEGLKDITAPIRVAVMGCIVNGPGEAREADLGVASGNGKGQIIIKGKVVQTVPEDQIVPTLLERAKEIAAQMDAKAAAQGETLPEAGPMVVPVTGRAS, from the coding sequence GTGAGTAGCATTCCCAAGACCGAACAGTCAACATCCTCTCAGGGGTTCCGCAAGACAGGCGAGCAGGCCATCAGCCAGACTCCGCTGCATCCTCGTCGCCGCTCCCGTCGGATCATGGTGGGGCCTGTGCCGGTCGGCGGGGGAGCCCCCATATCGGTGCAGTCCATGACCAACACGGTCACCGCTGACATCAATGCCACCCTGCAGCAGATCGCCGAGCTGGCCGCCGCCGGCTGCGACATCGTACGGGTGGCTGTGCCCAGCCAGGACGATGCCGACGCGCTTCCCATCATTGCCAAGAAGTCGCCCATCCCGGTCATCGCCGACATTCACTTCCAGAGCAAGTACGTCTTCCAGGCCATCGATGCGGGCTGCGCAGCCGTCAGGGTCAACCCGGGCAACATCCGCAAGTTTGACCAGGTCGGCCCCGAGATCTGCAAGGCCGCCACCGATGCAGGCATCTCCCTGCGCATCGGGGTCAATGCCGGCAGCCTTGACAAGGACATTTACGCCCGCTACGGCGGACCCACCCCTGAGGCCCTGGTCGCCTCGGCTTTGAAAGAGGCCCACATGTTCGAGGACGTGGGCTTCCATGACTTCAAGATCTCCGTCAAGCACCACGATCCCGTCACCACGGTCCAGACCTACAGGCTTCTGGCCTCCAAGGGCGACTGGCCCCTGCACCTGGGCGTGACCGAGGCCGGGCCCTCCTGGCAGGGGACCATCAAGTCCTGTCTGGCCTTCGGCGCGCTTCTGGCCGAGGGCATCGGCGACACCATTCGTGTTTCCCTGTCCGCACCGCCTGTGGAAGAGGTCAAGGTGGGCTGCAAGATCCTGGAGTACCTGGGGCTGCGCCAGCGCCACTTCGACATCATCTCCTGCCCCTCCTGCGGCAGGGCCCAGGTGGACGTGATCGAGCTGGCCAAGGAGGTCACCGAGGGGCTCAAGGACATCACCGCCCCCATCCGGGTGGCCGTCATGGGCTGCATCGTCAACGGACCTGGCGAGGCCAGGGAGGCCGATCTGGGGGTGGCTTCTGGCAACGGCAAGGGCCAGATCATCATCAAGGGCAAGGTGGTGCAGACCGTGCCCGAGGACCAGATTGTCCCCACGCTGCTGGAACGGGCCAAGGAAATCGCCGCCCAGATGGATGCCAAGGCGGCGGCCCAGGGTGAAACCCTGCCGGAGGCAGGGCCCATGGTGGTCCCGGTCACCGGCCGTGCCAGCTGA
- a CDS encoding alpha/beta hydrolase family protein, whose protein sequence is MTSLPVFIILMGLLASVSHLTAVPWKYEPVDQNFPTLTPDTAVTFDWPAGVDRDAVGQYQVESRHQELSVERPATGEHQRIRILIRAPKEASGHRPAVVFMHGAGYGTCDNSFGDVARTLASAGFVTAVLDKPVWSTNDADRDYPASAKAYERVANLLRDRADVDASKVGIYATSESTWIAAMLLTMDHRIAFQILLSPMVYSPRHAMGFFVAQDFAIAGANQGYQSVVRRLFSTDASLLGLNNLDIDPTDRSTYAIPTLLAYGAKDVMTAQVEGVQRVLAQAHASGNENVTVRSYPVSNHVLRLGDEARTGTPLADHYQQDMVDWAVGQVHGLHQTSPSVGGATIHQSIAVPTDLRGRRSLTIYMLVLHLLTLVLLLAALIMALVAGLMKLFRLRRRKDPVLGFSHGFGGTLVTITGTTLATLVLFGAGLGQVIMAVVRLGWGGVPDQAGVSYWSWPVIQVVCALVIWAWSRTFARMVEVASLRGLDRLPDQVRTSKAGGPSLRQQMRSMDPRPVLASTRFGVALFTVTTLAMFGVLLIFAFWGLFIYQ, encoded by the coding sequence ATGACCAGCCTGCCCGTCTTCATCATTCTCATGGGTCTGCTGGCCTCGGTCTCCCACTTGACCGCCGTCCCCTGGAAATACGAACCAGTGGATCAGAATTTTCCCACGCTGACTCCGGACACCGCGGTCACCTTCGACTGGCCTGCTGGGGTTGACAGGGATGCCGTGGGGCAGTACCAGGTCGAATCCCGTCACCAGGAACTGAGCGTGGAACGGCCAGCCACTGGCGAGCACCAACGCATCCGAATACTGATCCGCGCCCCCAAGGAGGCCTCAGGGCATCGGCCAGCCGTAGTCTTCATGCACGGCGCCGGTTACGGCACCTGCGACAACTCCTTCGGGGATGTGGCCCGAACCCTGGCCTCTGCCGGTTTCGTCACCGCCGTGCTGGACAAGCCGGTCTGGTCCACCAATGATGCCGACCGGGACTATCCCGCCTCGGCCAAGGCCTACGAGCGGGTTGCCAATCTACTGCGCGACCGGGCTGATGTGGATGCATCCAAGGTAGGCATCTATGCCACCAGCGAGAGCACTTGGATCGCCGCCATGCTGCTGACCATGGACCACCGGATCGCCTTCCAGATCCTGTTGAGCCCCATGGTCTATTCGCCGCGGCACGCGATGGGCTTCTTCGTAGCCCAGGATTTCGCCATTGCCGGAGCCAACCAGGGCTACCAGTCGGTGGTCCGTCGGCTCTTCAGCACCGATGCCTCCCTCTTGGGCCTGAATAATCTGGACATCGACCCCACCGACCGCAGCACCTATGCCATTCCCACCCTGCTGGCCTACGGGGCCAAGGATGTCATGACCGCCCAGGTGGAGGGGGTGCAACGCGTGCTCGCCCAGGCCCACGCCTCGGGCAACGAGAACGTCACTGTGCGTTCCTACCCGGTCTCCAACCATGTGCTGCGTTTGGGAGATGAGGCCCGGACCGGCACGCCCCTGGCCGACCACTACCAGCAGGACATGGTCGACTGGGCGGTGGGTCAGGTCCATGGCCTGCATCAGACCAGCCCCAGCGTGGGTGGGGCCACCATCCACCAGTCCATCGCCGTGCCTACTGACCTGCGGGGGCGACGCTCGCTGACCATCTATATGCTGGTCCTGCACCTGCTGACCCTGGTGCTTTTGCTGGCGGCCTTGATTATGGCTTTGGTGGCCGGTCTGATGAAATTATTCCGTCTGCGCCGGCGCAAGGACCCGGTCCTGGGCTTCAGCCATGGCTTCGGCGGCACCTTGGTCACCATTACCGGCACCACCCTGGCTACCCTGGTCCTTTTCGGAGCTGGTCTGGGCCAGGTCATCATGGCCGTGGTACGCCTGGGCTGGGGCGGCGTGCCCGACCAGGCTGGGGTCAGCTACTGGAGCTGGCCGGTCATCCAGGTGGTCTGCGCCCTGGTCATCTGGGCCTGGTCGCGCACCTTCGCCCGTATGGTCGAGGTAGCCTCACTCAGGGGATTGGACCGGCTGCCCGACCAGGTGCGCACAAGCAAGGCCGGCGGCCCCAGTCTGCGCCAGCAGATGCGGAGCATGGATCCCAGGCCTGTGCTGGCCTCCACCCGCTTTGGCGTCGCGCTCTTCACCGTCACCACCCTGGCCATGTTCGGAGTCCTGCTGATCTTCGCTTTCTGGGGCCTGTTCATCTACCAATGA
- the recO gene encoding DNA repair protein RecO — translation MAIYRDEGLVLRTVKLGEADRIVTILTRGHGKVRAVAKGVRRTKSRFGARLEPFMRDDLLISRGRNLDIVSQAVCIAPYADAICADYDLYANGGVMLETADKLVVGEHEPAPEQYRLLASALASLAGHRHGPRDIGASYLLRSLALAGWRPRLDSCIVCGRTDQLTHFSVPGGGVVCSRDRPTDAVAVDSATLARFRALSSGDWSKLDGKDSTPLCDGLVEKWGEYYLERPIRSLRLLDS, via the coding sequence GTGGCTATCTATCGTGACGAGGGCCTGGTCCTCAGAACGGTCAAACTGGGTGAGGCAGACCGGATCGTCACCATTCTGACCAGGGGGCACGGCAAGGTCAGGGCCGTGGCCAAGGGGGTGCGACGGACCAAGTCCCGCTTCGGCGCGCGGCTGGAGCCATTCATGCGTGACGACCTGCTCATCTCCCGTGGCCGCAACCTGGACATCGTCTCACAGGCGGTCTGCATAGCTCCCTATGCGGATGCCATATGCGCCGACTATGACCTCTATGCCAACGGGGGCGTCATGCTTGAGACCGCCGACAAGCTGGTGGTGGGCGAGCACGAGCCGGCCCCTGAGCAATACCGTCTGCTGGCCTCCGCCCTGGCCAGCCTGGCTGGTCACCGGCATGGACCCCGTGACATCGGCGCCTCCTACCTGCTGCGGTCCCTGGCGCTGGCTGGCTGGAGGCCCCGGCTGGATTCCTGCATCGTCTGCGGCCGGACCGACCAGCTGACCCACTTTTCGGTGCCTGGCGGCGGGGTGGTCTGCAGCCGGGACAGGCCTACCGACGCCGTGGCAGTGGATTCCGCCACCCTGGCCCGCTTCCGGGCGCTGAGCAGCGGGGACTGGTCCAAGCTGGACGGCAAGGACTCCACCCCCCTCTGCGACGGTCTTGTTGAGAAATGGGGCGAATATTACCTGGAGCGGCCCATCAGGTCTCTGCGGCTATTAGATTCTTGA
- a CDS encoding isoprenyl transferase, with amino-acid sequence MSFDPVDYTSLDVPAAPFSDPARIPQFPKGSVPRHLGVIMDGNGRWAKQRGMERTQGHRAAEPVVFDTIAGAIEAGVRYLSLYTFSTENWKRSPSEVRFLMGFSRDIIHRRVAQMDDWGVRVRWAGRRPRLWKSVIDELEAAMERTRHNTRIDVIFCINYGGRAELADAATDIAREVAAGRIKGSKVTEKMIAQHLYNPDIPDCDLVMRTSGEQRTSNFLPWQAAYAELDFVPELFPDCGREVLWRAIDDYIHRDRRFGGAENA; translated from the coding sequence ATGAGCTTTGACCCCGTCGACTACACTTCTCTGGATGTGCCTGCAGCCCCCTTCTCCGACCCCGCGCGTATCCCGCAGTTCCCCAAGGGCTCAGTCCCGCGGCACCTGGGTGTGATCATGGATGGGAATGGCCGCTGGGCCAAGCAGAGGGGCATGGAGCGCACCCAGGGTCACCGGGCTGCCGAGCCGGTGGTCTTCGACACCATAGCCGGGGCCATTGAGGCCGGGGTCCGCTACCTGAGCCTGTACACCTTTTCCACGGAGAACTGGAAACGCTCGCCCTCTGAGGTCCGCTTTCTCATGGGCTTCTCCCGGGACATCATCCACCGCCGGGTGGCCCAGATGGACGACTGGGGGGTGCGCGTGCGCTGGGCGGGTCGTCGGCCCCGGCTCTGGAAGTCGGTCATCGACGAGCTGGAGGCGGCCATGGAGCGCACCCGCCACAACACCAGGATCGATGTGATCTTCTGCATCAACTACGGGGGCAGGGCTGAGCTGGCCGATGCAGCCACAGACATCGCCCGAGAAGTCGCGGCTGGGCGAATCAAGGGCTCCAAGGTGACTGAAAAGATGATCGCCCAGCACCTCTACAACCCCGACATTCCGGATTGCGACCTGGTCATGCGCACTTCTGGGGAGCAGCGCACCTCCAACTTTCTGCCCTGGCAGGCGGCCTATGCGGAGCTGGATTTCGTCCCTGAGCTCTTCCCGGACTGCGGGCGTGAGGTGCTCTGGCGGGCCATCGACGATTACATCCACCGGGACAGGCGCTTTGGCGGCGCGGAGAATGCCTGA
- a CDS encoding amidohydrolase: MDDKQRIMQIIEDKSQEFIEAADHIWGTPETRFAVKESVQQHYKVLELEGFEIEKGVGHMDYAYVATWGSGRPVIGITGEYDALGGLSQVADLGEHKPLVEGGNGQGCGHNILGMAAVAAGVGIKTFMQEKGLKGTIKVFGCPAEESGYGKAFMARDGVFDGLDLALSWHPSDVTQAWGSSSLAVLQAYFDFTGVPAHAAAAPELGRSALDAAELMNVGVQFLREHMIDAARVHYAFIDAGGESANVVQSHARLYYFVRAPRMDQAQDLFKRVEKIAQGAALMTETQVKEEFDAACYNFIPNHPLTEAIDRNLDLVGPLPLDQQEVDYERRYTDTVPEAGKQRVLSRTKEAFPDLTDEEVRKMAESTMALKKYPLVFTDTASGSTDVGDVSWQTPTAQFSGGFEPQGTSAHSWQWAANGKSSVAHKGLLAAGKTLALTAYDAFTDPDLVKAAKEDFDKTFAGQEYKVVIPDDVMPH; encoded by the coding sequence GTGGACGACAAGCAACGCATCATGCAGATCATCGAGGACAAGTCACAGGAGTTCATCGAGGCAGCCGATCATATTTGGGGCACCCCCGAGACCAGGTTTGCCGTCAAGGAATCGGTCCAGCAGCATTACAAGGTGCTGGAGCTGGAGGGCTTCGAGATCGAGAAGGGCGTGGGCCATATGGACTACGCCTACGTGGCGACCTGGGGTTCGGGCCGTCCGGTGATCGGCATCACCGGCGAATACGATGCCCTGGGAGGGCTCAGCCAGGTGGCCGACCTGGGCGAGCACAAGCCCCTGGTCGAAGGCGGCAACGGGCAAGGCTGCGGCCACAACATCCTGGGCATGGCCGCCGTCGCGGCAGGCGTGGGCATCAAGACCTTCATGCAGGAGAAGGGCCTCAAGGGGACCATCAAGGTCTTCGGCTGCCCGGCTGAGGAGTCGGGTTACGGCAAGGCCTTCATGGCCAGGGACGGGGTCTTCGACGGGCTGGATCTGGCCCTGTCCTGGCATCCCTCGGATGTGACCCAGGCCTGGGGCTCCTCCAGCCTGGCGGTCCTGCAGGCCTACTTCGACTTCACCGGTGTGCCGGCCCACGCGGCTGCGGCTCCCGAGCTGGGCCGGAGCGCCCTGGATGCCGCTGAGCTGATGAACGTGGGCGTGCAGTTCCTGCGCGAGCACATGATCGATGCGGCCCGTGTGCACTACGCCTTCATCGACGCAGGCGGCGAGTCGGCCAACGTGGTGCAGTCCCACGCCCGTCTCTACTACTTCGTGCGCGCCCCCAGGATGGATCAGGCGCAGGATCTGTTCAAGCGTGTTGAGAAGATCGCCCAGGGTGCGGCCCTGATGACCGAGACCCAGGTCAAGGAGGAGTTCGACGCGGCCTGCTACAACTTCATTCCGAACCATCCGCTGACCGAGGCCATAGACAGGAACCTGGACCTCGTCGGCCCACTGCCCTTGGACCAGCAGGAGGTGGACTACGAGCGCCGCTACACGGACACGGTCCCCGAGGCGGGCAAGCAGCGGGTGCTCAGCCGCACCAAGGAGGCCTTCCCTGATCTGACGGATGAGGAAGTCAGGAAGATGGCCGAGTCGACCATGGCCCTGAAGAAGTATCCACTGGTCTTCACCGATACGGCATCGGGATCCACCGACGTCGGCGATGTCAGCTGGCAGACGCCCACCGCCCAGTTCAGCGGCGGCTTCGAGCCCCAGGGCACTTCTGCTCACTCTTGGCAGTGGGCGGCCAACGGCAAGTCCTCGGTGGCTCACAAGGGCCTGCTGGCTGCGGGCAAGACCCTGGCCCTGACCGCCTACGATGCCTTTACCGATCCGGATCTGGTCAAGGCCGCCAAGGAGGACTTCGACAAGACCTTCGCCGGTCAGGAGTACAAGGTCGTCATTCCTGACGATGTGATGCCCCACTGA
- a CDS encoding MFS transporter, which translates to MAIKQSSKTASGTLIFSLMAGYSIVYMDKNMISTAIIPISEQFHLDSGQTGIIMSAFFLGYSLMQIPSGWLADRLGAKRVLMASMIIIGLFSYLFGLANGLAFFIIVRFFAGMGHGGYPPSCSKSIAENFPQERRTFVQSLILSTSGIGGILAFVLGANLVAINWHLAYAVLGTLYLLAFVCILIFVPSKPRQPEADQKPGAKGAGFLEVLKNRNVLVLFVAMLLLNILLYGNISWMPTFIKNTFGLSIGQAGILLAVNAVFSTVATIYAGQLLSKLFLGREKLAILGAGVISAVLVVCFVFSRNIWLSLLLLILVSCVSVVAFTGIFTWPHKIMDPHIIGSAIGIINTGGTLGGFLAPMIIGYLVKAAGGSFVGAFLFMGAAAIASGLMALLVKVGK; encoded by the coding sequence ATGGCAATCAAGCAATCCTCAAAAACGGCGAGCGGAACGCTGATCTTCTCCCTGATGGCCGGTTACTCGATCGTGTACATGGACAAGAACATGATCTCGACCGCCATCATCCCCATCTCCGAGCAGTTCCACCTTGACTCGGGGCAGACAGGCATCATCATGTCGGCCTTCTTCCTGGGATACTCGCTCATGCAGATTCCCAGCGGCTGGCTGGCCGACCGGCTTGGGGCCAAGCGTGTGCTGATGGCCTCCATGATCATCATCGGTCTGTTCAGCTACTTGTTCGGCCTGGCCAATGGTCTGGCCTTCTTCATCATCGTCCGGTTCTTCGCTGGCATGGGCCACGGCGGCTACCCGCCCTCCTGCTCCAAGTCGATCGCGGAGAACTTCCCCCAGGAACGGCGTACCTTCGTCCAGTCGCTGATCCTGTCGACCTCGGGCATCGGCGGCATTCTGGCCTTCGTCCTGGGCGCCAACCTGGTCGCCATCAATTGGCACCTGGCCTACGCTGTGCTGGGCACCCTCTACCTGCTGGCCTTTGTCTGCATCCTGATCTTCGTGCCCTCCAAGCCCCGCCAGCCCGAGGCTGACCAGAAGCCCGGAGCCAAGGGGGCAGGGTTCCTCGAGGTTCTGAAGAACCGGAACGTGCTGGTCCTCTTCGTGGCCATGCTGCTGCTGAACATCCTCCTGTACGGCAATATCTCCTGGATGCCCACCTTCATCAAAAACACCTTCGGGCTCTCGATCGGTCAGGCAGGCATCCTGCTGGCGGTCAACGCGGTCTTCTCGACCGTTGCTACCATCTACGCTGGTCAGCTGCTCTCGAAGCTCTTCCTGGGCAGGGAGAAGTTGGCCATCCTGGGTGCCGGGGTGATCAGCGCCGTCCTGGTCGTATGCTTCGTCTTCTCGCGCAACATCTGGCTCTCCCTCCTGCTGCTGATCCTGGTATCCTGCGTCTCCGTGGTGGCCTTCACCGGCATCTTCACCTGGCCCCACAAGATCATGGACCCGCATATCATCGGCTCCGCCATCGGCATCATCAACACCGGCGGCACCCTGGGTGGATTCCTGGCCCCCATGATCATCGGCTACCTGGTCAAGGCGGCCGGCGGTTCCTTCGTCGGAGCCTTCCTCTTCATGGGCGCGGCGGCCATCGCCTCCGGGCTGATGGCTCTGCTGGTCAAGGTCGGCAAGTAA
- a CDS encoding glycoside hydrolase family 32 protein, with amino-acid sequence MNQPTTKENADMSAQLDKAQKSIDRLFATRNDRWYPQCHIASKAGWINDPNGLSYYKGRYHAYFQLNPYGSEWGNMHWGHVSSADLVTWRREPLAMAPTLEVEKDGVFSGSAVVGDDGRLTIYYTGHRWRNGVNEDDGNLQEQCMAVSSDGIHFEKKGVVVPCPDDKILHFRDPKVWKMGGLWYMVFGVSTPAHRGEIWMYTSNDMEHWTFDRVIYRHPDPEVFMLECPDMFPLEDKWVICYSAMGLKPHGFEARNHNNAGYVIGSWQPGGDFQQETEFHLWDDGHNFYAPQTFQAPDGRRLVFGWMSPFTEPIPMQEDGWCGQFTVPREVTLAGDHLRCLPVREFSDLDQDRQDFGPIELEVNGSQDLVDDAQTADIAMEIDLNKSQAERIGLEIHRTQSGDHTLVCYDDQLGRVVLDRHCNTYGDRGYRTAPVDKSSGKLKLRIIVDRGSIEVVINDGLEIMSSYSFPAEGHRGIRLIAESGEGKALIDSLSIARLGTIWEEPDR; translated from the coding sequence ATGAACCAGCCAACAACCAAGGAAAACGCCGACATGAGCGCTCAGCTGGACAAGGCCCAGAAGAGCATCGACCGGCTCTTCGCCACCCGCAATGACCGCTGGTATCCCCAGTGCCACATCGCCTCCAAGGCCGGATGGATCAACGACCCCAACGGCCTGAGCTATTACAAGGGGCGCTACCATGCCTACTTCCAGCTCAACCCCTACGGGAGCGAGTGGGGAAACATGCACTGGGGTCACGTCTCCAGCGCCGACCTGGTCACCTGGCGGCGTGAGCCCCTGGCCATGGCGCCCACCCTTGAGGTCGAGAAGGACGGAGTCTTCTCCGGATCAGCCGTTGTGGGCGACGACGGCCGCCTGACCATCTACTACACCGGTCACCGCTGGCGCAATGGGGTCAACGAAGATGACGGCAACCTCCAGGAGCAGTGCATGGCCGTCTCCTCCGACGGCATCCACTTCGAGAAGAAAGGTGTTGTGGTTCCCTGCCCCGACGACAAGATCCTGCACTTCCGTGACCCCAAGGTGTGGAAGATGGGCGGGCTCTGGTACATGGTCTTCGGAGTCAGCACCCCCGCCCACCGGGGCGAGATCTGGATGTATACCTCCAATGACATGGAGCACTGGACCTTCGACCGAGTGATCTACCGGCACCCCGACCCTGAGGTCTTCATGCTGGAATGCCCCGACATGTTCCCCCTGGAGGACAAGTGGGTGATCTGCTACTCGGCCATGGGCCTGAAGCCCCACGGGTTCGAAGCCCGCAACCACAACAACGCCGGCTACGTGATCGGCAGCTGGCAGCCCGGCGGCGACTTCCAGCAGGAGACTGAGTTCCACCTCTGGGATGACGGCCATAACTTCTATGCCCCGCAGACCTTCCAGGCCCCTGACGGCCGCCGGCTGGTCTTCGGCTGGATGAGCCCATTCACCGAACCCATCCCCATGCAGGAGGATGGCTGGTGCGGCCAGTTCACGGTACCCCGCGAGGTCACCTTGGCCGGTGATCATCTGCGCTGCCTGCCGGTGCGCGAGTTCTCCGACCTGGACCAGGACAGGCAGGACTTCGGTCCCATCGAGCTGGAGGTCAACGGCAGCCAGGATCTGGTTGACGACGCGCAGACCGCCGACATCGCTATGGAAATCGACCTGAACAAGTCCCAGGCCGAGCGCATCGGCCTGGAGATTCATCGGACCCAATCAGGTGACCACACGCTGGTCTGCTATGACGACCAGCTGGGCCGCGTGGTGCTCGACCGCCACTGCAACACCTATGGGGACCGTGGCTACCGCACTGCTCCCGTCGACAAGTCCTCGGGCAAGCTCAAGCTGCGCATCATCGTGGACCGGGGCTCGATCGAGGTCGTCATCAACGACGGGCTTGAGATCATGTCCTCCTACTCCTTCCCCGCCGAAGGGCACCGCGGCATCCGCCTGATCGCCGAATCCGGCGAGGGCAAGGCCCTGATCGACTCCCTCTCCATCGCCAGGCTGGGCACCATCTGGGAAGAGCCGGATCGCTGA
- a CDS encoding MFS transporter has translation MAAKSSAWRNPSYLESSTGIFFFFCAWGIWWSFYSPWLINGLGMTNTQVGNIYSINSVGTLIIMFVYGVIQDELGVKRRLAIFIAAIAALVGPFVQFIYAPLMHSNLILGAVLGSIVLSAGFMSGCSLIEAITERYSRKFGFEYGQSRAWGSFGYAIVALIAGFTFNINPMINFWLGSAFGACMLLVYAFWIPDEQREEIKRESTPEGEKSQPSLRDMIHVLGMPALWLLIVFVIFTNTFYTVFDQQMFPNYYANLFPTPEQGHEVYGILNSIQVFLESAMMGVVPIIMRKIGVRNSLLLGATVMFARIGLCGFFHDPVMVSVVKLFHSIEVPLFSLPAFRYFTLHFNPKLSATLYMVGFQIASQVGQVAMSTPLGILHDRAGDRVTFYTISLVVLVALIYGIFVLKRDDQQVDGDPFIRDSQKSAVTRG, from the coding sequence ATGGCCGCCAAATCATCAGCATGGAGGAATCCATCATATTTGGAATCCTCTACCGGAATATTCTTCTTCTTCTGCGCCTGGGGCATCTGGTGGTCCTTCTACTCGCCATGGCTGATCAACGGCCTTGGCATGACGAACACACAGGTCGGCAACATCTACTCCATCAACTCCGTGGGCACGCTGATAATAATGTTTGTCTACGGGGTAATACAGGACGAGCTGGGGGTCAAGCGTAGGCTCGCCATCTTCATCGCCGCCATTGCAGCGCTGGTCGGACCTTTCGTGCAGTTCATCTACGCCCCCCTCATGCATTCCAACCTGATCCTGGGCGCCGTACTCGGTTCAATCGTTCTATCCGCAGGTTTCATGTCAGGCTGCTCCCTGATCGAGGCCATCACCGAGCGGTACAGCCGCAAATTCGGATTCGAATACGGCCAGTCCCGCGCCTGGGGCTCCTTCGGCTACGCCATTGTGGCTCTGATCGCAGGGTTCACTTTCAACATCAACCCGATGATCAACTTCTGGCTGGGGTCCGCCTTCGGCGCGTGCATGCTCCTGGTCTACGCCTTCTGGATCCCCGATGAGCAACGCGAGGAGATCAAGCGAGAGTCCACCCCCGAGGGCGAAAAGTCCCAGCCCTCCCTGCGCGACATGATCCATGTCCTGGGCATGCCCGCCCTCTGGCTCCTGATCGTCTTTGTGATCTTCACCAACACCTTCTACACGGTCTTCGACCAGCAGATGTTCCCCAACTACTATGCCAACCTCTTCCCCACCCCGGAACAGGGTCACGAGGTCTACGGCATCCTCAACTCCATCCAAGTGTTCCTGGAATCAGCCATGATGGGCGTGGTTCCCATTATCATGCGCAAGATCGGCGTGCGTAACTCCCTTCTGCTGGGAGCTACGGTCATGTTCGCCAGGATCGGCCTGTGCGGCTTCTTCCACGATCCGGTCATGGTCTCTGTTGTCAAGCTCTTCCACTCCATTGAGGTCCCGCTCTTCAGCCTGCCGGCCTTCCGCTACTTCACCCTGCACTTCAACCCCAAGCTGTCCGCCACCCTCTACATGGTGGGCTTCCAGATCGCCTCCCAGGTCGGCCAGGTGGCCATGTCCACCCCGCTGGGCATCCTCCACGACCGCGCCGGCGACCGGGTCACCTTCTACACCATCTCACTGGTAGTACTGGTCGCCTTGATCTACGGTATCTTCGTGCTCAAGCGCGACGACCAGCAGGTTGACGGCGATCCCTTCATCAGGGATTCGCAGAAGTCCGCCGTGACCCGGGGCTGA